One Spinacia oleracea cultivar Varoflay chromosome 4, BTI_SOV_V1, whole genome shotgun sequence DNA segment encodes these proteins:
- the LOC110782674 gene encoding 40S ribosomal protein S11, whose amino-acid sequence MAEQTEKAFLKQPKVFLSSKKTGKGKRPGKGGNRFWKSIGLSFKTPREAIEGTYIDKKCPFTGSVSIRGRILAGTCHSAKMQRTIIVRRNYLHYIKKYQRYEKRHSNIPAHVSPCFRVKEGDHVIIGQCRPISKTVRFNVLKVIPAGAAAGGKKAFAGL is encoded by the exons ATGGCGGAACAG ACTGAGAAGGCTTTCTTGAAGCAGCCGAAAGTATTTTTgag CTCGAAGAAAACTGGAAAGGGAAAGAGGCCTGGGAAAGGAGGAAATCGCTTCTGGAAGAGCATTGGTTTGAGCTTTAAGACTCCCAGAGAAGCTATTGaag GAACATACATTGACAAGAAATGTCCCTTCACCGGTTCTGTTTCAATCAGAGGACGTATTTTAGCTGGTACTTGCCACAGTGCTAAGATGCAGAGAACCATCATTGTTCGCCGGAACTATCTTCATTACATCAAGAAGTACCAAAG GTACGAGAAGAGACACTCAAACATCCCTGCACATGTGTCACCTTGCTTCCGTGTCAAAGAAGGAGACCATGTTATCATTGGTCAATGCAG GCCTATCTCAAAGACAGTGAGGTTCAATGTGTTGAAGGTGATTCCAGCTGGAGCTGCTGCTGGAGGAAAGAAGGCTTTCGCAGGACTGTAA